A region of the Longimicrobium sp. genome:
CCCGGAGCAGGCCCCGCCCGTGCCCTCGGGCCCGGTCAAGCGCCAGCCGGAGATGTACGTTCCCGGCTTCCTGGAAACGGCGGTCACCGCCTGGCCCGGCAAGCCCTTTCCCCTCGGCGCCACCTGGGACGAAAAGGCCGGGGGCACCAACTTCGCCATCTTCTCCGAGCTCGCCGTCGAGGTGGAGCTCTGCATCTTCGAAACGCCCGACGACCCCGAGCCCTCGCGCACCTACCGCCTGCGCGAGCGCACCGCCTTCGTATGGCACGGCTTCGTCGAGGGCATCGGGCCGGGAACGTACTACGGCTACCGCATCAACGGGCCGTACAACCCCGACCTGGGCCAGCGCTGCAACCCCTTCAAGCTGCTGATCGATCCGTACGCCCGTGCGCTGGCCGGCAAGGTGGACTGGAGCGCCCGCGAACGCGGCGAGGGCATGCCGTTCGGGTACATGATGGACCAGCCGGGTGAAGACTACGTCCTGGACGACGAGTTCGACTACCGCGCCGTGCCCAAGGGCGTGGTCATCGACGGCCACTTCGCCTGGGGCGACGACCGGCGGCCCGACACGCCCTGGTACCAGACGGTGATCTACGAGGCCCACGTGAAGGGCCTCACCATGCTCCACCCCGACATCCCCGAAGACATCCGGGGTACGTACCGGGCCGTGTCGCACCCCGCCATCATCGAGCACCTGAAGTCGCTGGGCGTTACCGCCATCGAGCTGCTGCCGGTGCACGAGATCGTCGACGACTCGTTCCTCGTGGAAAAGGGGCTGCGCAACTACTGGGGCTACAACACCATCAACTACTTCGCCCCGGCCGGCCGCTACGCCTCGGTGCGCGGCTTCTGCGACCAGGTGCGCGAGTTCAAGGAGATGGTCAAGGCGCTGCACGAGGCGGGGATGGAGGTGATCCTGGACGTGGTGTACAACCACACGGCCGAGGGCAACCACATGGGGCCCACCCTGTCGTTCAAGGGCATCGACAACCCCACGTACTACCGCCAGGTGCCCGGCAATCCCCGGTTCTACATGGACTACACGGGAACGGGCAACTCGCTGAACATGCGCCATCCCCAGACCCTGCAGCTGGTGATGGACAGCCTGCGCTACTGGGTTCAGGAGATGCACGTCGACGGCTTCCGCTTCGACCTGGCCAGCACCCTGGCGCGCGAGCTCCACGAGGTGGACCGCCTTTCCGCCTTCTTCGACATCGTGCACCAGGACCCGGTCATCAGCCAGGTGAAGCTGATCGCCGAGCCCTGGGACGTGGGCGAAGGCGGCTACCAGGTGGGCAACTTCCCCGTGCTCTGGGCCGAGTGGAACGGCAAGTACCGCGACACCGTGCGCGCATACTGGCGCGGCGACGAGGGAAAGCTGGGCGAACTGGGCTACCGGCTGACGGGCAGCAGCGACCTGTACGAAAGCGACGGGCGGCGGCCGCACGCCAGCATCAACTTCGTCATCGCGCACGACGGCTTTACGCTGAACGACCTGGTCAGCTACAACCACAAGCACAACGAGGCCAACGGCGAGAACAACCAGGACGGCGACAACAACAACCACTCGTACAACTTCGGCGTCGAGGGGCCCACCGACCGGCAGGACATCATCCGCGCCCGCGAGCGGCAGAAGCGCAACTTCATGACGACGCTCCTGCTGTCCCAGGGCGTGCCCATGATCTGCCACGGCGACGAGATGGGCCGCACCCAGCACGGAAACAACAACGCCTACGCGCAGGACAACGAGCTGGCGTGGGTGCACTGGGACCTGGGCGAGCGCGACCAGGAGATGCTGGAGTTCACCCGGCGCGTGGCGCGCCTTCGCCGCGACCATCCCACCTTCCGGCGCAGCAAGTTCTTCCGCGGGCGGGAGATCCGCGGCAGCGACGTGCGCGACATCATGTGGCTGACCCCCGCCGGCAAGGAGATGACGGACGAGGAGTGGAACGTTGGATACGTGCGCTGCTTCGGGATGGCGCTGGGCGGCGAGGCCATGGAAGAGTGGAACGAGCGCGGCGAGCAGATCACCGACCAGAACTTCCTCCTCCTCTTCAACGTGGACGGCGGAGACATCGACTTCACCCTTCCCGACTTCGGCGACTCGCGCGGATGGTGCGTGATGCTCGACACCGCACGCCCCGAGGTGCAGGAAAAGTCCGTCTGCTATCCGGATGGCGCCACGTTCACCATGGCGGGGCGGTCGATGGTGGTGCTGATCGAGGACGAGGCGAGGGAAGGTGAGTAGGTCCAGCGAATGGCGCCTGCCCTTCGGCGCCAACGTGGTGGAGGGCGGGGTGGAGTTCCGCGTCTGGGCGCCGTCGAGCCGGAGCGTGGACGTCGTCATCTACGGGCCGGATGCGGAGCGTGTCGTTCCGCTGGATGCGGAGGCAGACGGATACTTCGCCGCGGCCGTCCCCGGCCTGGGCGCGGGCGCGCGCTACAAGTTCCGGCTGGATGGCGAAAACGCCTTTCCGGACCCCGCGTCCCGCCACCAGCCCGACGACGTGCACGAGGCGTCGGCGGTCGTCGATCCATCCGCCTTCGCTTGGACGGACTCCGCCTGGCGCGGGCTGGGTGACGATGATGACCTGGTGATCTACGAGGTGCACGTCGGCACGGCAACGGAGGAGGGGACGTTCGACGCGCTGATCGAGCGGCTGGACGAGATCGTGGCGCTCGGCGCCAACGCCGTCGAGCCGATGCCCGTGGCCGAGTTTCCCGGCGCGCGCAACTGGGGATACGACGGAGTGTTCCTGTACGCGCCCGAGTCGTCGTACGGCGGGCCCGACGCGTTCCGCCGCTTCGTCAACGCGGCGCACGAGCGCGGGCTGGCGGTGATCCTGGACGTGGTCTACAACCACCTGGGTCCCGAAGGCAACTACCTGCACGCCATCACCGGCGGCCAGTACTTCACCGACCGCCACTGCACGCCCTGGGGCGACGCCATCGACTACGAAAAGCAGCCGGTGCGCGAGTTCGCCATCCAGAACGCCATCCACTGGGCACGCGAGTACCACGTGGACGGTCTTCGGCTGGACGCGACGCACGCCATCCTGGACGATTCGCCCACGCACCTGCTGACGGAGCTCGCCGAGCGGGTGCGCGCGTCGGTGGACCGCCGCTTCGTGCTGATCGCCGAGGACGAGCGCAACGAGCGGCGCGTGGTGCTTCCCCCGCCCGAGGGGCACGGCCTGGATGGCGTGTGGGCCGACGACTTCCACCACCAGTTGCGGCGGCACACGGCGGGCGACCACGAGGCGTACTTCAGCGACTACACAGGCTCGGTTGCCGACATCGTACGGACGCTGCAGCGCGGCTGGTTCTACGAGGGGCAGGTGTCCCAGAACCACGACGCGCCGCGCGGCACCGAGGCCGCGGGGCTGCCGCCCAGCGCGTTCGTGCATTGCATTCAGAACCACGATCAGGTGGGCAACCGCGCCATGGGCGACCGGCTGACGGACGGCGTTCCGCTGCCGGTGTACCGCGCCGCCTCGGCCGTGCTGCTCTTTTCGCCGTACACGCCGCTGCTGTGGATGGGACAGGAGTGGGCCGCGACGACGCCCTTCCAGTACTTCACCGACCACCCAGAAGAGCTGGGCAAGCTGGTGACGGAGGGGCGGCGCAAGGAGTTCGGCAAGTTCAGCGCGTTCGCCGATCCCGCGGTGCGCGAGAAGATCCCCGACCCGCAGGCGGCGTCCACGTTCGCCAACAGCAAGCTCCGCTGGGACGAGCGCCAGCAGATGCCGCATGCCGGCGTCCTGGAGCTGTACCGCGAGCTGCTGCGCCTGCGCCGCACGCACCCCGCCCTGCGCCGCCGCAGCCGCGAGGGCTTCGACGCCGTGGCGCTGGGCGAGCACGCGCTGGCCATCCGCCGCGTCGGCGAGGGCGGAAGCGCGCTCCTGCTGGTCGCCTCATTCGGCGACGCGCTGGACGTCGATCTCTCCACCTCCCCCGAAACGCAGCCCGTGGGCGGCGGAACGTGGGAGCTGCTGCTGTCGACCGAGGAGGGGCGGTTCGGCGCTGAGGCGGAGGGTGAGGTGGCCCGCCTGTCGCCGCAGGGGCGGCTGGAGCTGCGCGGGCCGGGTGCCGTGGTGCTTAGCGCAGGCCCCCTCGCCCGGTCGCGCTGACAAGGGTCGTCCTCAGCCCTGCTGGGGCGACTGAAGTCGCGGCAACAACGGCCCAAAGTCCGCCTTCGCGGACTGCAACCGCCAGTCGAGTGCGCCGGGCCAGCCGAAGCGCGATCGAATTCTCCCTTTCCCCCGCTTGCGGGGGAGAGGGCCGGGGAGAGAGGGCTGCCCGGGGCATGCGCCGAGATCAACCGAAGCGCTACGTTCCTTGCCAGCGTTCCTCGACGAGTGCACTCGCCTAACCGAAGCGCACCGGACTGGCTCCCTTCCCCCGCGCAGTTTGCGGGGGAAGGGCTGGGGATGGGGGGCGCCGCGGCATGCACCGGAACCCCGTCGCACCCCAATCGACCTTCCCCCTCGCCCGCGCAGTTTGCGGGGGAGGGGCGGGGGGAGGGGGCTCTGCCTCCATCACACGCCCAAAACCTGCAGTAACCTCACCCATCAGTGCAGAAGGAACCGACCCAGCCCAGGACGCGGAGGAGGGGATGCAGGAGGAACGGCTGATCGAGGGAGTCAAGCGCATTTCGCGCCCGCTGCGGGACGACGGCGACCTGCAGCCCCTGCTGGACCGCGTGGGCGACGCGCGCGTGGTGCTGCTGGGCGAGGCATCGCACGGCACCTCCGAGTTCTACACGTGGCGCGAGCGCATCACCCGCCGGCTGATCACGGAAAAGGGCTTCCACTTCA
Encoded here:
- the glgX gene encoding glycogen debranching protein GlgX, whose product is MYVPGFLETAVTAWPGKPFPLGATWDEKAGGTNFAIFSELAVEVELCIFETPDDPEPSRTYRLRERTAFVWHGFVEGIGPGTYYGYRINGPYNPDLGQRCNPFKLLIDPYARALAGKVDWSARERGEGMPFGYMMDQPGEDYVLDDEFDYRAVPKGVVIDGHFAWGDDRRPDTPWYQTVIYEAHVKGLTMLHPDIPEDIRGTYRAVSHPAIIEHLKSLGVTAIELLPVHEIVDDSFLVEKGLRNYWGYNTINYFAPAGRYASVRGFCDQVREFKEMVKALHEAGMEVILDVVYNHTAEGNHMGPTLSFKGIDNPTYYRQVPGNPRFYMDYTGTGNSLNMRHPQTLQLVMDSLRYWVQEMHVDGFRFDLASTLARELHEVDRLSAFFDIVHQDPVISQVKLIAEPWDVGEGGYQVGNFPVLWAEWNGKYRDTVRAYWRGDEGKLGELGYRLTGSSDLYESDGRRPHASINFVIAHDGFTLNDLVSYNHKHNEANGENNQDGDNNNHSYNFGVEGPTDRQDIIRARERQKRNFMTTLLLSQGVPMICHGDEMGRTQHGNNNAYAQDNELAWVHWDLGERDQEMLEFTRRVARLRRDHPTFRRSKFFRGREIRGSDVRDIMWLTPAGKEMTDEEWNVGYVRCFGMALGGEAMEEWNERGEQITDQNFLLLFNVDGGDIDFTLPDFGDSRGWCVMLDTARPEVQEKSVCYPDGATFTMAGRSMVVLIEDEAREGE
- the treZ gene encoding malto-oligosyltrehalose trehalohydrolase, encoding MSRSSEWRLPFGANVVEGGVEFRVWAPSSRSVDVVIYGPDAERVVPLDAEADGYFAAAVPGLGAGARYKFRLDGENAFPDPASRHQPDDVHEASAVVDPSAFAWTDSAWRGLGDDDDLVIYEVHVGTATEEGTFDALIERLDEIVALGANAVEPMPVAEFPGARNWGYDGVFLYAPESSYGGPDAFRRFVNAAHERGLAVILDVVYNHLGPEGNYLHAITGGQYFTDRHCTPWGDAIDYEKQPVREFAIQNAIHWAREYHVDGLRLDATHAILDDSPTHLLTELAERVRASVDRRFVLIAEDERNERRVVLPPPEGHGLDGVWADDFHHQLRRHTAGDHEAYFSDYTGSVADIVRTLQRGWFYEGQVSQNHDAPRGTEAAGLPPSAFVHCIQNHDQVGNRAMGDRLTDGVPLPVYRAASAVLLFSPYTPLLWMGQEWAATTPFQYFTDHPEELGKLVTEGRRKEFGKFSAFADPAVREKIPDPQAASTFANSKLRWDERQQMPHAGVLELYRELLRLRRTHPALRRRSREGFDAVALGEHALAIRRVGEGGSALLLVASFGDALDVDLSTSPETQPVGGGTWELLLSTEEGRFGAEAEGEVARLSPQGRLELRGPGAVVLSAGPLARSR